One segment of Peromyscus leucopus breed LL Stock chromosome 5, UCI_PerLeu_2.1, whole genome shotgun sequence DNA contains the following:
- the LOC114700058 gene encoding putative olfactory receptor 2B8 translates to MDRANGSLLSGFILLGFSNRPHLETALFVVILVIYFLSFLGNSTIIVLSIVDLHLHTPMYFFLSNLSFMDLCLTTCTVPQTLFNFKGKDKTITYGGCVTQLFIALGLGGVECVLLSVMAYDRYAAVCRPLHYMVIMHPQLCLQLVITAWLTGFGNSVVQTALTMTLPLCGRNQLDHFFCEVPVMLKLACTNTFINEAELFAVSVFFLVVPLSLILVSYGHITHAVLKIKSAQGRRKAFGTCGSHLLVVIIFFGTLISMYLQPPSSYSQDVNKSIALFYTLVTPLLNPLIYTLRNKEVKSALRRIMGRTTDSRKS, encoded by the coding sequence ATGGACAGAGCTAATGGCAGCCTCCTTTCTGGATTCATTCTCCTGGGCTTCTCCAATAGGCCTCACCTGGAAACAGCTCTCTTCGTGGTCATCCTGGTCATCTATTTCTTGAGCTTCCTAGGCAACAGCACCATCATAGTGCTGTCAATTGTAGACCTTCACCTCCATACccccatgtatttcttcctttctaacctCTCCTTCATGGATCTTTGTTTGACTACCTGCACCGTCCCTCAGACACTGTTCAACTTCAAGGGGAAGGACAAGACCATCACTTACGGTGGCTGTGTGACCCAACTCTTTATTGCCCTGGGACTTGGGGGAGTAGAGTGCGTACTCTTATCTGTGATGGCTTACGACCGCTATGCTGCTGTCTGCCGCCCCCTCCACTACATGGTGATCATGCACCCACAGCTTTGCTTACAGCTGGTTATAACTGCCTGGCTCACAGGGTTTGGCAATTCTGTGGTACAAACGGCATTGACCATGACTCTTCCCCTCTGTGGCAGAAACCAACTGGaccatttcttctgtgaagttCCAGTGATGCTGAAACTGGCCTGCACTAACACCTTCATTAACGAGGCTGAACTCTTTGCTGTCAGTGTCTTCTTCTTGGTGGTACCCCTCTCGCTCATATTAGTGTCCTACGGCCATATCACTCATGCAGTTCTCAAGATAAAGTCGGCCCAGGGGAGGCGGAAGGCCTTTGGAACCTGCGGCTCTCACCTCCTGGTAGTGATTATCTTCTTCGGCACCCTCATTTCCATGTacctccagcctccctccagtTACTCACAGGATGTGAACAAAAGCATTGCACTTTTCTATACTCTAGTAACTCCTTTGCTGAACCCTCTTATTTACACTCTGAggaacaaagaagtcaaaagtgcACTAAGGAGAATAATGGGAAGAACCACGGATTCAAGAAAGAGTTAA
- the LOC114700062 gene encoding olfactory receptor 2W3-like, with translation MINQSCQEQFILLGFSDRPRLESILFMFVLIFYLVTLVGNIVIILVSHLDPCLHTPMYFFLTNLSFLDLCFTTSSIPQLLFNLGGQDKTISYTGCAVQLFMFLGLGGTECVLLAVMAYDRFTAICKPLHYSVIMHSQLCWRLVSVAWSVGLLNSLVMSPVTMKLPRCGRCQVRHFLCEMPALIKIACVDTVAVESTVFFLSVIIVLVPLTLILVSYSYIALAVMRIKSASGRRKAFNTCGSHLTVVSLFYGNIIYMYMQPGHKASQDQGKFLTLFYNLVTPMLNPVIYTLRNKDVKGALKRLVTRK, from the coding sequence ATGATCAACCAGAGCTGCCAGGAACAGTTCATCTTGCTGGGCTTCTCAGATAGACCCAGGCTAGAGTCCATCCTCTTCATGTTTGTCCTCATCTTCTACCTCGTGACTTTAGTGGGCAACATTGTCATTATCTTAGTTTCCCATCTGGACCCCTGCctccacactcccatgtacttcttcctcaccAACTTATCCTTCCTTGATCTCTGCTTCACTACCAGTTCCATCCCTCAGCTGCTCTTCAACTTGGGAGGCCAGGACAAGACCATCAGTTACACTGGCTGTGCCGTCCAGCTGTTCATGTTTCTAGGCCTAGGAGGTACTGAGTGTGTTTTGCTGGCTGTCATGGCTTACGACCGATTCACTGCAATCTGCAAGCCTCTTCACTACTCAGTCATCATGCATTCTCAGCTCTGCTGGAGGTTGGTATCTGTGGCCTGGAGTGTTGGACTCCTCAACTCCCTGGTCATGTCTCCTGTCACCATGAAGCTGCCACGATGTGGCAGATGTCAGGTGAGGCACTTCCTGTGTGAGATGCCAGCTCTGATAAAAATTGCCTGTGTGGATACTGTGGCCGTGGAAAGCACTGTTTTCTTCTTGTCGGTGATAATAGTGCTGGTGCCCCTGACTCTCATCCTGGTTTCCTACAGCTACATTGCTCTAGCAGTGATGAGGATCAAGTCGGCCTCGGGAAGGAGGAAGGCTTTCAATACCTGTGGGTCCCACCTCACCGTAGTCTCCTTGTTCTATGGGAATATCATCTATATGTATATGCAACCGGGACACAAAGCTTCTCAGGACCAAGGGAAATTTCTGACCCTCTTTTACAACTTGGTAACTCCCATGTTGAACCCCGTCATCTATACACTGAGAAACAAGGATGTAAAGGGAGCACTCAAGAGACTCGTGACTAGGAAATAA